One region of Salvia miltiorrhiza cultivar Shanhuang (shh) chromosome 3, IMPLAD_Smil_shh, whole genome shotgun sequence genomic DNA includes:
- the LOC131016158 gene encoding heavy metal-associated isoprenylated plant protein 9 yields MGEEAKVQEEEVKAEEKKEEAKVEGNVEEKKEEEEPKKEEEEATKPPLPFVLFVDLHCVGCAKKIERFILKIRGVEGVAMDMAKNEVTIKGVIEPQAVCSRIMKKTKRRAKVLSPLPQAEGQPMPEIVASQVSGLATIELNVNMHCEACAEQLKKKILKMKGVRTAETELSSGKVTVTGTMDADRLVDYVYRRTKKQAKVVPQPEPEKPPEESPKPEEKPADAKPAEEEKKEEGDKKEEEGGTAAEEEEEEDKSMEEPGMYKMMYHNYQPIYVVERIPPAPQLFSDENPNACFIM; encoded by the exons ATGGGCGAAGAAGCCAAAGTTCAG GAAGAAGAAGTGAAGGCCGAggagaagaaggaagaggcGAAGGTTGAGGGAAATGTAGAggagaagaaagaggaagaagagcccaagaaagaagaagaggaagcgACGAAGCCGCCATTGCCATTTGTGCTGTTTGTGGACTTGCATTGTGTGGGATGTGCCAAGAAGATTGAGCGCTTTATTCTCAAGATTAGAG GAGTTGAGGGAGTGGCGATGGACATGGCGAAGAATGAGGTGACGATAAAAGGAGTGATTGAGCCTCAAGCGGTGTGCAGCAGAATCATGAAGAAGACAAAGAGAAGAGCTAAAGTATTATCACCATTGCCCCAAGCTGAAGGTCAACCCATGCCGGAAATTGTTGCTTCACAG GTTAGTGGATTGGCTACAATCGAACTCAATGTGAACATGCATTGCGAGGCTTGTGCGGAACAACTCAAGAAGAAGATACTCAAAATGAAAG GAGTTAGAACGGCGGAGACGGAGCTGAGCTCCGGCAAAGTGACGGTGACGGGCACCATGGACGCGGACCGCCTCGTGGACTACGTCTACCGGCGAACTAAAAAGCAAGCCAAAGTGGTGCCGCAGCCCGAGCCGGAGAAGCCCCCGGAGGAGAGCCCCAAGCCCGAAGAGAAACCGGCTGATGCAAAGCcggcggaggaggagaagaaagaGGAGGGCGACAAAAAGGAGGAAGAGGGTGGCActgcggcggaggaggaggaggaggaggacaAGAGTATGGAGGAGCCAGGCATGTACAAAATGATGTATCATAATTATCAGCCAATTTATGTGGTTGAAAGAATCCCGCCGGCGCCGCAGCTTTTCTCCGACGAAAATCCTAATGCATGTTTTATTATGTGA
- the LOC131016159 gene encoding heavy metal-associated isoprenylated plant protein 23: MGEQLQIVVAGKNVEAQYVEMMVPLYSFGCERKIKNALANLKGIYSVKVDFEQQKVTVWGICDKCDVLSKVKNKRKGARFWELEDQISVQESHFASAPSSPQHSSLSIKKNSAKYLAIIKRQSLNLSLSMLKSRSMNWRALKKVFGRSNSF, from the exons ATGGGTGAGCAGCTGCAAATAGTAGTAGCAGGGAAGAATGTGGAGGCACAATATGTGGAGATGATGGTGCCTTTGTATTCTTTTGGATGTGAGAGGAAAATTAAGAATGCTTTGGCTAATCTCAAag GTATATATTCAGTGAAGGTAGATTTTGAGCAACAAAAGGTGACAGTGTGGGGAATTTGCGACAAATGCGACGTACTCTCCAAAGTGAAGAACAAGAGGAAAGGAGCACGCTTTTGGGAATTGGAAGATCAAATATCAGTTCAAGAGTCGCATTTTGCTTCCGCGCCTTCGTCGCCACAACATTCTTCACTTTCAATTAAGAAGAATTCTGCAAAATATTTGGCGATCATCAAACGTCAATCCCTAAACTTGAGTCTATCGATGCTCAAGAGTCGATCCATGAATTGGAGAGCTCTGAAAAAAGTGTTTGGTCGATCAAACTCGTTTTAA
- the LOC131016160 gene encoding uncharacterized protein LOC131016160 encodes MARRRNCRLWWPADLFSQTPPGLSFLFGWFLPSSEASIDVVVAFACHQHKLASSLESGLDLMEILHRTNKNMPTLLQEKSGFSLLGYFEADCSGNNKLANCGNDRNGDMKLNGNQSSSSLVSNQGSWSCGCLRHDSILGHGRLAAPENLSIKLVYVLSERMDGRVLAIPKLDHLHLNGKIESHLDLHVIFYEIPNIGGHHYSLGAHFSSNLVASPSKKPKWFEDLHQRDSHLDLDIVIQAMNSANAAQILFDGHDHAESGPLLLILHMFSTFAWQISAVSVASLSTIIYIILQLSRILFSWLSHTGIDVLFTKVFSNSLKSIHFRCCQLLYWPVFLQDQNIRDWSCVEFAEKAASHKHSIWSNIVFDSLLGNLVGIPLWFTADSAFLWVSDFAHDFTDGWLRTGCVWLMGNPAGFKLNTELAGVLGMISLNAIQIWSALWALIGFLFIHFFKGLALCGILFGSTCAAALLVDIISLLTMHVLILHLFLSLLYSTQIQALSALWRLFRGRKLNPLRHRLDSYDYTVEQHVVGSLLFTPILLLLPTTSAFYIFFTILHTAVCFVSIAVGAAMSFIHSTPYAKVFLWLKRRKRFPSGILFKVAFCQHSETEAFAGNDSSTVNLHKTAYSSCSSSKSTILVTFLGSNYLNLGEVVWPHYKNFYSAFSRSAVRSSAYGLLTGRSTLHAAAPSLPMKLPWIVIPWKEYWHLCRNSVYACRKHPYHIPLRH; translated from the exons ATGGCAAGGAGAAGGAATTGCAGGCTTTGGTGGCCGGCTGATCTCTTCTCTCAAACTCCACCGGGTTTAAGTTTCTTATTTGGATGGTTCCTTCCCTCTTCCGAAGCTTCCATCGATGTTGTCGTGGCTTTCGCTTGCCATCAGCACAAACTTGCTTCTTCACTTGAATCCGGTTTGGATCTCATG GAAATCCTTCATAGGACGAACAAGAACATGCCTACACTTCTTCAAGAGAAAAGCGGCTTCTCTCTTCTGGGATATTTTGAAGCAGATTGTAGTGGCAACAACAAGCTGGCTAATTGTGGAAATGATAGAAATGGAGATATGAAACTAAACGGAAATCAAAGTTCAAGTTCACTTGTGAGTAATCAAGGGAGCTGGAGCTGTGGATGCCTCAGACATGACAGTATATTAGGACACGGTAGACTTGCTGCTCCAGAAAACTTGTCAATCAAACTTGTATACGTTCTTTCTGAAAGAATGGACGGAAGAGTTCTTGCTATCCCTAAATTGGATCATCTACATTTGAACGGAAAAATCGAGTCCCATCTAGATCTCCAC gtaatattttatgaaataccAAATATTGGTGGTCACCATTATTCTCTGGGCGCTCACTTTTCATCCAATTTAGTAGCATCCCCTAGCAAGAAACCCAAGTGGTTTGAGGATCTTCACCAGAGAGATTCGCATCTTGACTTG GATATTGTAATCCAGGCAATGAACAGTGCTAATGCTGCTCAAATTTTGTTTGATGGACATGACCATGCTGAGTCTGGGCCACTTCTCCTCATTCTTCACAT GTTCTCTACCTTTGCATGGCAGATATCTGCTGTATCTGTTGCTTCCCTATCAACTATCATTTACATCATTCTTCAGTTATCTCGTATTCTTTTTAGTTGGTTATCCCACACCGGTATAGATGTTCTGTTCACCAAAGTATTTAGCAATTCATTGAAGAGTATTCACTTCCGCTGCTGTCAGCTTTTGTATTGGCCGGTTTTTCTCCAGGATCAAAACATAAG GGATTGGTCATGTGTTGAGTTTGCAGAGAAAGCCGCATCTCACAAGCACTCAATATGGTCAAATATTGTATTTGATTCTCTTCTGGGAAATCTAGTTGGCATTCCCCTGTGGTTTACAGCAGACTCTGCATTCTTGTGGGTTTCAGACTTTGCACATGACTTCACAGATGGTTGGTTACGTACTGGGTGTGTATGGCTGATGGGGAATCCAGCTGGTTTTAAATTGAATACTGAGCTAGCTGGGGTTCTAGGAATGATTTCTTTGAATGCAATTCAGATTTGGTCTGCCCTTTGGGCTTTAATTGGTTTTCTGTTCATTCATTTCTTCAAAGGACTTGCTCTATGTGGGATTCTTTTTGGTTCAACTTGTGCAGCAGCTCTACTTGTTGACATTATCTCTCTACTAACAATGCATGTTTTGATTCTTCATTTATTCCTTTCACTTCTCTATTCGACTCAGATACAAGCATTATCAGCATTGTGGCGCCTTTTCAG GGGTAGAAAGTTGAATCCTTTGCGCCACAGATTGGACAGCTATGACTATACTGTTGAGCAACATGTAGTTGGTTCTCTTCTCTTCACGCCTATATTACTCCTCCTACCAACGACATCGgctttctatattttcttcacCATTTTGCACACAGCTGTGTGCTTCGTCTCCATAGCTGTTGGGGCTGCCATGTCTTTTATCCATTCCACTCCATATGCTAAAGTTTTCCTTTGGTTGAAGAGGAGGAAAAGATTTCCATCTGGGATATTGTTCAAAGTTGCATTTTGTCAACATTCTGAGACAGAAGCTTTTGCTGGCAATGATTCATCCACTGTTAATCTGCACAAAACAGCATATTCAAGCTGCAGTAGTAGCAAATCCACGATTTTGGTTACATTTCTCGGCAGCAATTACTTGAACTTAG GAGAGGTGGTCTGGCCACACTATAAAAACTTTTATTCAGCTTTCTCAAGGTCAGCTGTACGCTCATCTGCTTACGGGCTTCTCACTGGGAGAAG CACTTTGCATGCTGCTGCTCCTAGTCTCCCTATGAAGCTGCCATGGATAGTGATCCCTTGGAAAGAATATTGGCATCTATGCCGTAATTCAGTGTATGCGTGTAGAAAACATCCTTATCATATCCCGTTGCGTCATTGA